In Rattus norvegicus strain BN/NHsdMcwi chromosome 1, GRCr8, whole genome shotgun sequence, a genomic segment contains:
- the Syngr4 gene encoding synaptogyrin-4, whose product MHLPESLQDLADSETVRFLRRPKSVSRIFGGVFSLVIFSSLLTDGYQNRTESPQLRCVLNSNHMACSFAVGAGFLSFLSCLVFLAVDAHESRMVGTRFKTAFQLLDFILAVLWAGVWFVAFCFLASQWQHSKSKHFLLGSSSAKAAIAFSFFSVPVWILQAYLAFQDLREEAPVPYKRSLEEGSVVLNTLSPSSTTSPANPTVTGPNSLSYSSSALSPYMTAPKAPRLAMMPDS is encoded by the exons ATGCACCTCCCCGAAAGCCTGCAGGACCTGGCAGACAGTGAGACTGTGCGCTTTCTGAGGAGACCAAAGAGCGTCTCAAGGATCTTCGGAGGG GTCTTTTCCCTGGTCATCTTTTCCTCTCTACTAACTGATGGTTACCAGAATAGGACGGAGTCTCCTCAGCTCCGCTGCGTACTCAACAGCAACCACATGGCCTGTAGCTTTGCAGTGGGAGCTGGCTTCCTGTCCTTTCTTAGCTGCTTGGTCTTCCTTGCCGTAGACGCCCATGAGAGCCGCATGGTAGGCACCCGCTTTAAGACAGCCTTCCAGCTCCTGGACTTCATTCTGGCTG TCCTCTGGGCAGGTGTCTGGTTTGTGGCCTTCTGCTTCCTAGCCAGCCAGTGGCAGCATTCGAAGTCCAAGCACTTCCTCTTGGGGAGCAGCAGCGCCAAGGCAGccattgccttttctttcttctccgtCCCCGTCTGG ATACTCCAGGCCTACCTAGCCTTCCAGGACCTCCGAGAAGAGGCTCCAGTCCCCTACAAGCGCTCCCTGGAGGAGGGTAGTGTGGTGCTGAACACCCTCTCTCCATCATCCACCACTAGCCCCGCCAACCCTACCGTCACAGGCCCCAACAGTCTGAGTTACAGCAGCTCAGCCCTGTCCCCCTACATGACTGCTCCAAAGGCCCCACGCCTGGCCATGATGCCAGACAGCTAA
- the Syngr4 gene encoding synaptogyrin-4 isoform X2: MHLPESLQDLADSETVRFLRRPKSVSRIFGGVFSLVIFSSLLTDGYQNRTESPQLRCVLNSNHMACSFAVGAGFLSFLSCLVFLAVDAHESRMVGTRFKTAFQLLDFILADTPGLPSLPGPPRRGSSPLQALPGGG, encoded by the exons ATGCACCTCCCCGAAAGCCTGCAGGACCTGGCAGACAGTGAGACTGTGCGCTTTCTGAGGAGACCAAAGAGCGTCTCAAGGATCTTCGGAGGG GTCTTTTCCCTGGTCATCTTTTCCTCTCTACTAACTGATGGTTACCAGAATAGGACGGAGTCTCCTCAGCTCCGCTGCGTACTCAACAGCAACCACATGGCCTGTAGCTTTGCAGTGGGAGCTGGCTTCCTGTCCTTTCTTAGCTGCTTGGTCTTCCTTGCCGTAGACGCCCATGAGAGCCGCATGGTAGGCACCCGCTTTAAGACAGCCTTCCAGCTCCTGGACTTCATTCTGGCTG ATACTCCAGGCCTACCTAGCCTTCCAGGACCTCCGAGAAGAGGCTCCAGTCCCCTACAAGCGCTCCCTGGAGGAGGGTAG